The following are encoded in a window of Chryseobacterium sp. genomic DNA:
- a CDS encoding cystathionine gamma-synthase: MNFNTKVIHGGQQHEPTTGSVNVPVFLTSTFAQSSPGVHSGYEYSRAANPTRQALEDSLASIENGARGLAFGSGLAAIDCVLKLLNPGDEIIAVDDLYGGTYRMFTRLFDKYQLMFTFVNFDDVSKIANLITDKTKLIWVETPTNPLMKLVDIKAVTELVKGKDILVAVDNTFATPYLQRPIDLGADIVMHSATKYLGGHSDVIAGALIAKTEELGEKLHFIQFASGGILGPHDSYLVLRGIKTLALRMQRHSENGLAVARYLESHPAVDRVIYPGLESHPQYDLAKKQMKDFGGMVSFTFKSGKKEDAVKFLENVKVFTLAESLGGVESLANHPTLMTHASIPADKRAELGITDDLVRLSVGIEDSEDLIADLERAFK; encoded by the coding sequence ATGAATTTCAACACTAAAGTAATACATGGAGGACAGCAGCATGAACCTACCACAGGTTCTGTTAATGTTCCTGTTTTTTTAACATCGACTTTTGCACAAAGTTCTCCGGGTGTGCATTCCGGTTACGAATATTCCAGAGCCGCCAACCCGACACGGCAGGCTTTGGAAGACAGTCTGGCCAGCATTGAAAACGGTGCCCGCGGCTTGGCATTTGGCTCCGGTCTTGCCGCGATAGACTGTGTTTTAAAACTTCTGAACCCCGGCGACGAGATTATTGCAGTAGATGACCTTTATGGCGGAACGTACAGGATGTTTACACGGCTCTTCGACAAATATCAGCTTATGTTCACCTTTGTGAATTTTGATGATGTTTCCAAAATCGCTAACCTGATTACCGATAAAACGAAATTGATTTGGGTTGAAACACCAACCAACCCACTGATGAAACTGGTGGACATTAAAGCCGTAACCGAGCTGGTAAAAGGAAAGGATATCTTGGTGGCTGTGGACAATACCTTTGCTACGCCGTATCTGCAGCGTCCGATTGATCTGGGTGCTGATATTGTAATGCACTCGGCTACAAAATATCTGGGCGGACACTCCGACGTGATAGCAGGCGCATTGATTGCCAAAACGGAAGAACTTGGCGAGAAACTTCATTTCATTCAGTTTGCCAGCGGTGGAATTTTAGGTCCGCACGACTCCTATCTGGTTCTGAGAGGAATCAAAACCCTGGCACTGCGCATGCAGCGCCATTCTGAAAACGGTTTGGCGGTAGCCAGATATCTGGAATCCCACCCGGCGGTAGACAGGGTGATTTATCCGGGCCTGGAATCACATCCTCAGTACGATCTTGCCAAGAAGCAGATGAAGGATTTTGGGGGAATGGTGTCTTTTACCTTTAAATCCGGTAAGAAAGAAGACGCTGTAAAATTTCTGGAGAATGTAAAAGTCTTCACTCTGGCAGAATCATTGGGGGGTGTAGAGTCATTGGCAAACCACCCGACCCTGATGACACATGCATCTATTCCAGCGGACAAACGTGCAGAGTTAGGGATTACAGATGATTTGGTAAGACTAAGTGTTGGTATTGAAGACAGTGAGGATCTTATAGCCGACCTCGAAAGAGCTTTCAAATAA
- the tpx gene encoding thiol peroxidase: protein MADITLKGNSIKSVGNLPEVGATMPDFSLVDGELNEKSLKDYAGKRKIYNIFPSIDTGICAASARKFNEEAAGLENTIVINVSKDLPFALSRFCAAEGLDHVESLSDFRSSFGDELGVTLADSPMKGLLSRAVIVTDENDKVIYTEQVPEIVHEPDYEKALNALK, encoded by the coding sequence ATGGCAGATATAACATTGAAAGGAAACAGTATCAAATCAGTAGGCAATTTGCCCGAAGTAGGAGCTACAATGCCTGATTTCTCATTGGTGGATGGTGAGTTGAATGAAAAGAGTCTGAAGGATTATGCCGGAAAAAGAAAGATATACAACATTTTCCCAAGCATCGACACCGGAATCTGTGCTGCTTCTGCCAGAAAATTTAACGAAGAAGCCGCAGGCCTGGAGAATACTATAGTCATCAATGTGTCCAAAGACCTTCCGTTTGCTTTAAGCCGTTTTTGCGCTGCTGAAGGCTTGGATCATGTTGAATCCTTATCGGATTTCCGTTCTTCCTTTGGTGATGAATTGGGTGTTACCCTTGCAGATTCACCGATGAAAGGGTTGCTGAGCCGAGCAGTAATCGTTACCGATGAAAACGACAAAGTAATCTATACGGAGCAGGTGCCGGAGATTGTACATGAACCTGATTATGAAAAAGCGCTGAACGCTCTAAAATAA
- the gldC gene encoding gliding motility protein GldC — MKKTQITLDVELDENHVPEKMTWNAQDGGIEAQETKAAMISVWDDKTMEALRIDLWTKEMPVDQMKMFLHQMLISLSNTYKTATGEEDVAQWMEDMAEEFAVKSAIRM; from the coding sequence ATGAAGAAGACTCAGATTACCCTTGATGTGGAACTGGACGAAAACCATGTTCCCGAAAAGATGACCTGGAATGCCCAGGACGGCGGAATTGAAGCCCAGGAAACCAAAGCAGCTATGATCTCCGTATGGGACGATAAGACGATGGAAGCACTGAGAATCGATCTCTGGACTAAGGAAATGCCGGTGGATCAGATGAAGATGTTCCTGCACCAGATGCTTATTTCACTCAGTAACACTTACAAAACCGCTACTGGGGAAGAAGATGTTGCTCAATGGATGGAAGACATGGCAGAAGAGTTTGCTGTGAAATCGGCGATCAGGATGTAA
- the tnpA gene encoding IS200/IS605 family transposase produces MPFIKIYIHLVFSTLNRKPLLNSPELRIKVWKHIKENAAGKGIFLEMVNGFADHCHCLISLSSNQTVEKVVQLIKGESSFWINKNNLTSEKFNWQDEYFAVSVSESMIDQVRNYIKNQEKHHAQKSFSEEYSEIME; encoded by the coding sequence ATGCCGTTTATAAAAATATATATCCATCTGGTTTTTTCTACATTAAACCGTAAACCACTGCTCAATTCTCCGGAGTTGAGAATAAAAGTATGGAAACATATAAAGGAGAACGCGGCCGGAAAAGGGATTTTTTTGGAAATGGTAAACGGATTTGCTGACCATTGTCATTGTTTAATTTCTCTAAGTTCCAATCAGACGGTAGAAAAAGTCGTGCAGTTGATCAAAGGAGAATCTTCATTTTGGATTAACAAAAATAATCTGACCTCGGAAAAATTTAATTGGCAGGATGAATACTTTGCAGTTTCTGTTTCGGAATCGATGATTGATCAGGTGAGAAATTATATTAAAAATCAGGAGAAGCATCACGCGCAGAAGTCATTCTCAGAGGAATATTCAGAAATTATGGAATAA
- a CDS encoding ribonuclease domain-containing protein, whose product MRKDHIKLFLIFIIGLLSAYLILYYLSADKVESDKSASVSQTEIKTGQNPARENVDALTEAGRVTSYVKTNKELPDFYLTKNEARALGWIPSEGNLCKVLPGKAIGGDKFGNREKQLPQGKQYFEADVNYSCGNRNGHRIVYTKEGEVWLTTDHYKTFKKQ is encoded by the coding sequence ATGCGGAAAGATCATATAAAACTATTCCTTATCTTCATTATCGGACTGCTGAGTGCTTACCTGATCCTATATTATTTAAGTGCAGATAAGGTCGAAAGCGACAAGAGTGCTTCAGTTTCACAGACTGAAATAAAAACCGGTCAGAACCCTGCACGGGAAAATGTTGATGCACTTACTGAAGCCGGCAGGGTAACCAGTTATGTAAAAACCAATAAGGAACTGCCGGATTTCTATTTAACGAAAAACGAAGCGCGGGCTTTGGGCTGGATACCTTCGGAAGGAAACCTTTGTAAGGTACTGCCGGGAAAAGCAATTGGAGGCGATAAGTTCGGAAACAGGGAAAAGCAACTTCCCCAGGGTAAACAGTACTTTGAAGCAGATGTCAATTACAGTTGCGGTAACAGAAACGGCCACCGGATCGTTTATACTAAAGAGGGTGAGGTCTGGTTAACTACCGACCATTACAAAACATTTAAGAAACAGTGA
- a CDS encoding YchJ family protein, with translation MNCPCCSGKDYMDCCKPYHSSEKSAPTAEALMRSRFSAFAIPNGGYLMETTLPAKRKFHNTQDLQDWGEINQWTKLEIIRTPSSDQVEFKAFYTDDDGKPQLHHEHSLFKKVNDRWFYVSGKFLD, from the coding sequence ATGAACTGTCCCTGCTGTTCCGGAAAAGATTATATGGACTGCTGCAAGCCCTATCACAGCAGCGAAAAAAGTGCGCCCACCGCGGAAGCGCTAATGCGGTCACGGTTTTCTGCATTTGCGATTCCGAACGGTGGATATTTAATGGAAACGACATTGCCTGCGAAAAGGAAATTTCACAACACACAAGATCTGCAGGATTGGGGAGAAATTAACCAATGGACCAAACTCGAAATCATCAGAACACCCTCTTCAGATCAGGTAGAATTCAAAGCATTTTATACCGACGATGACGGCAAACCCCAACTTCATCACGAACATTCCCTCTTTAAAAAAGTGAATGACAGATGGTTTTATGTTTCCGGGAAGTTCCTGGATTAA
- a CDS encoding VF530 family DNA-binding protein, translating to MEQKQKDPLHGKRLDAILEELVEYYGGFENLGKQINIRCFTDNPSINSSLKFLRKTDWARTKVESLYLFVLRQKKKNVRKDR from the coding sequence ATGGAACAGAAACAGAAAGATCCTTTGCATGGAAAGCGCCTGGATGCGATTTTAGAGGAACTGGTAGAGTATTACGGCGGATTTGAAAATTTGGGAAAGCAGATCAATATCAGATGTTTTACAGATAATCCAAGCATCAATTCTTCATTAAAGTTTTTAAGAAAAACGGACTGGGCAAGAACGAAAGTGGAAAGCCTGTATCTGTTTGTTTTAAGACAAAAAAAGAAAAACGTAAGAAAAGATCGGTAA
- a CDS encoding L-threonylcarbamoyladenylate synthase, whose product MQNLIDALNSGGTILYPTDTIWGLGCDATNVEAIQKIFEIKNRDRSKSVIILVESEKRLQDLVEVPEIAWDIMDLSEKPVTLIYDNPKGLPAELLAEDGSIGIRLVKDDYLKKLIGKLNKPLVSTSANFSGDKSPMKFSDISEEIIKAVDAVAHENRDVVSEYPGSSVIRIWPDSRVKVIRE is encoded by the coding sequence ATGCAAAACCTTATTGACGCCCTTAATTCCGGCGGGACAATCCTTTATCCTACCGATACCATCTGGGGCCTGGGTTGCGACGCTACAAACGTGGAGGCCATTCAGAAAATATTCGAAATCAAGAACCGCGACCGTTCCAAATCCGTCATTATTCTTGTTGAATCTGAAAAACGTCTGCAGGATTTGGTGGAGGTGCCGGAGATCGCGTGGGATATCATGGATCTTTCCGAAAAGCCGGTCACTCTGATCTACGATAATCCTAAAGGCTTACCTGCAGAACTGCTGGCTGAAGACGGCAGTATAGGCATCCGTCTGGTTAAAGACGATTACCTTAAGAAATTAATTGGCAAACTGAATAAGCCATTGGTTTCAACCTCTGCAAACTTCAGCGGCGATAAATCTCCAATGAAATTCTCCGATATTTCCGAGGAAATCATCAAGGCTGTAGACGCTGTAGCACATGAGAACCGTGATGTGGTTTCCGAATACCCAGGATCTTCGGTAATCCGGATCTGGCCGGACAGCCGTGTGAAGGTAATCAGAGAGTAG
- the pafA gene encoding alkaline phosphatase PafA: protein MKKISAVVLVFVSVFTLNAQKPKDVGTGKPKLVVGIVVDQMRWDFLYRYESKYGNGGFKRLMNEGFNLNNVMINYVPTVTALGHTSIYTGSVPSIHGIAGNDWTDRETGKNVYCTTDNSVKGVGASNERIGAHSPHQLWSTTITDQLGIATNFRSKVVGVSLKDRASILPAGHNPTGAFWYDEGTGHFVTSSYYMNDLPKWLKDFNAQNWGAKLVANGWDTSLPIAQYTESTADDVPWEQLLGSAKTPTFPYTNLAADFAAKKGIIRTTPFGNTLTLKVAEAALDAYRMGRNQETDFLAVNIASTDYVGHSFGPNSIEIQDTYLRLDKDLENFFTMLDKKVGKDNYLVFLSADHGGAHAMGYMEANKMLTGLFDDGLQKNLEEELKAKYTHEKLIWAIDNYQIYLNQQLIREHKLDAEDIKQNIINRLNRDPRVLYAVDLAKIGSAAIPEPIKSRIINGYNWQRSGDIQIISHDGMLPNYAKKGTTHSVWNSYDAHIPLIFMGKGVKKGQSTKPYHMTDIAPTLAQILKIENPSGNIGEPISEVIGN from the coding sequence ATGAAAAAAATTAGTGCTGTTGTTCTTGTTTTTGTCTCTGTATTCACATTAAACGCGCAGAAGCCGAAAGATGTGGGAACCGGGAAACCCAAATTGGTAGTGGGAATCGTTGTGGATCAGATGCGGTGGGATTTTCTCTACCGTTATGAATCGAAATACGGCAACGGGGGATTCAAACGTCTTATGAATGAAGGATTTAACCTTAATAATGTGATGATTAATTATGTTCCTACGGTTACAGCATTGGGACATACCTCCATCTATACAGGTTCTGTGCCCTCCATTCACGGGATTGCAGGAAATGACTGGACAGACCGTGAAACGGGGAAAAATGTCTATTGTACCACAGATAATTCTGTAAAAGGAGTTGGCGCCAGCAACGAGAGGATCGGCGCACACTCCCCACATCAACTTTGGAGTACTACGATTACTGACCAGTTAGGAATAGCAACCAACTTCAGGTCTAAAGTGGTAGGGGTATCGCTGAAAGACAGGGCCTCCATTCTGCCGGCTGGACATAATCCAACAGGCGCATTCTGGTACGATGAAGGTACGGGTCATTTTGTTACGAGTTCCTATTATATGAATGATTTGCCAAAGTGGCTGAAGGATTTCAATGCGCAGAACTGGGGTGCAAAACTCGTAGCAAACGGTTGGGACACTTCGCTGCCTATAGCGCAGTACACAGAAAGTACTGCCGACGATGTTCCCTGGGAGCAATTACTGGGCAGCGCAAAGACGCCTACTTTTCCTTACACTAATCTGGCAGCCGATTTTGCCGCCAAGAAGGGAATTATCCGCACTACACCTTTTGGGAACACACTAACCCTTAAGGTTGCGGAAGCCGCACTGGATGCTTACCGCATGGGCCGCAATCAGGAAACCGATTTCCTGGCAGTCAATATTGCATCCACGGACTATGTGGGACATTCGTTTGGTCCCAACTCCATTGAAATTCAGGATACTTACCTGAGATTGGATAAAGACCTTGAAAATTTCTTCACCATGCTGGACAAAAAAGTTGGGAAGGATAATTATCTGGTTTTCCTTTCGGCAGATCACGGTGGGGCACATGCAATGGGCTATATGGAGGCGAACAAGATGCTTACAGGGCTTTTTGACGATGGCTTACAGAAAAATCTGGAAGAAGAACTTAAAGCGAAGTACACGCATGAAAAACTGATTTGGGCCATAGACAATTATCAGATTTACCTGAATCAGCAACTTATACGGGAGCATAAACTGGATGCCGAAGACATTAAACAAAATATCATCAACCGACTGAACAGGGATCCCCGTGTACTTTATGCGGTAGATTTGGCTAAAATAGGGTCGGCGGCGATCCCGGAACCTATTAAATCAAGAATTATCAACGGTTATAACTGGCAGCGAAGCGGTGATATTCAGATTATTTCGCATGACGGTATGCTGCCCAATTATGCGAAAAAAGGAACCACCCACAGCGTATGGAATTCCTATGATGCGCATATTCCTTTAATCTTTATGGGTAAGGGAGTAAAGAAGGGACAGAGTACAAAACCCTACCACATGACGGATATTGCTCCTACACTGGCACAAATCCTGAAAATTGAAAATCCCAGTGGAAACATTGGAGAACCTATTTCTGAGGTGATTGGCAACTAA
- a CDS encoding gliding motility protein GldB, with protein MNVRNRLHSIKQPSSIRGALGALAVVLSLSVLQNCNKENKNIWDVEVEQPAAKVTVTDISKEFFSPAVSMEQFKEKYPWFQGSVTDEDFVKRRNNPEEAKLYREAAAKVDLNRLGTDLTSLFARVKYHFPNFTNPKVYTFSSSTQMYEEPVIYDPQQGFLFIDISGFMGSKNQYYKGIEEYFKVSMNTENIIPKTSEAIAISIVPFDKTSQKFLDQMVYNGKIMTLQDAFLPHLPDHLKMNATAEQYEWSKASEASIWDYFIENDYIFSPDPRLTERFINPGPFSKFYTDVDKQSSPRVGVFTGWQICREFYSKNPETPLSDFLSMSATDLFNKSEYKPKN; from the coding sequence ATGAACGTCAGAAATAGATTACATTCAATAAAACAACCGTCCAGCATCCGCGGTGCTTTAGGCGCTTTAGCTGTTGTTTTATCTTTAAGTGTTCTTCAAAACTGTAATAAGGAAAATAAAAATATTTGGGATGTAGAGGTGGAACAGCCTGCTGCAAAAGTTACTGTTACTGACATTTCAAAAGAATTTTTCTCGCCTGCGGTAAGTATGGAGCAGTTTAAAGAAAAATATCCTTGGTTTCAGGGTTCGGTAACAGATGAAGATTTCGTAAAACGCCGTAATAATCCCGAGGAGGCAAAACTGTACCGTGAGGCAGCCGCCAAGGTCGACCTGAACCGTTTGGGAACAGATCTGACTTCTCTTTTCGCTCGGGTAAAATACCATTTTCCAAATTTTACCAATCCAAAGGTTTACACCTTTTCATCCAGTACGCAGATGTATGAGGAACCGGTGATTTACGATCCGCAACAGGGTTTTCTGTTCATTGACATCTCTGGATTTATGGGAAGCAAGAATCAATATTATAAAGGTATTGAAGAGTATTTCAAGGTTTCCATGAATACTGAAAATATTATTCCGAAGACTTCGGAAGCCATTGCCATCAGTATTGTCCCATTTGACAAGACATCCCAGAAATTTCTGGATCAAATGGTATATAATGGTAAGATCATGACTTTGCAGGATGCTTTCCTGCCTCATTTGCCGGATCATCTTAAGATGAATGCGACAGCCGAACAGTATGAATGGAGCAAGGCCAGCGAAGCGAGCATCTGGGATTATTTTATTGAGAATGATTATATCTTCAGCCCAGACCCCAGGCTTACTGAGCGTTTTATTAATCCGGGCCCCTTCTCCAAATTCTATACTGATGTGGACAAGCAGTCGTCGCCACGCGTGGGTGTCTTTACCGGATGGCAGATTTGCAGGGAATTTTACAGTAAGAATCCTGAAACTCCGTTAAGTGATTTTCTGTCCATGAGCGCAACCGACTTATTTAACAAATCAGAATACAAACCTAAAAATTAA
- the nadE gene encoding NAD(+) synthase: protein MQTEKVTEKIVSWLRTYANQAGVKGYIIGISGGVDSAVVSTLCAMTGLKTMLLEMPIHQNAEHVSRAWEHINDLKSRFDNIEAQTTDLTSSFDELYSSFKANETDSPNEKLALANTRARLRMLTLYYFGQTNGLLVCGTGNKVEDFGIGFYTKYGDGGVDVSPIADLYKTEVYKLARSLNLVESIQNAIPTDGLWDTERTDEQQIGASYPELEKIQKEWGTKTEADYSGRDLEVYRIFSRMNKAAQHKIQPIPVCDIPEEWRN, encoded by the coding sequence ATGCAGACTGAAAAAGTTACCGAAAAAATTGTTTCCTGGCTACGCACCTATGCGAACCAGGCTGGGGTGAAGGGTTATATCATCGGTATTTCCGGAGGTGTGGACTCTGCTGTGGTCTCAACGCTTTGCGCGATGACCGGTCTTAAAACAATGCTGCTTGAAATGCCCATTCACCAGAACGCGGAGCATGTAAGCCGTGCGTGGGAGCATATCAATGACCTGAAAAGCAGATTCGATAATATCGAGGCGCAGACAACAGACTTAACTTCTTCCTTTGACGAGTTGTACAGCTCCTTTAAAGCGAATGAGACGGATTCTCCAAATGAGAAACTTGCTCTGGCCAATACGAGAGCACGCTTGAGGATGTTAACCTTATATTATTTTGGTCAGACCAATGGACTTCTGGTTTGCGGTACGGGAAATAAAGTGGAAGACTTCGGTATAGGTTTCTATACAAAGTACGGCGATGGCGGTGTGGATGTTTCCCCAATTGCTGATCTTTATAAAACGGAAGTTTACAAACTTGCCAGGTCGCTTAACCTCGTAGAATCGATTCAGAACGCGATACCCACAGACGGTCTTTGGGACACAGAGCGTACAGACGAGCAACAGATAGGTGCTTCCTATCCGGAACTGGAAAAAATTCAGAAAGAATGGGGAACCAAAACTGAGGCTGACTACAGTGGAAGAGATCTGGAAGTCTACCGGATATTCAGTAGAATGAACAAGGCAGCTCAACACAAAATTCAGCCTATACCGGTTTGTGACATTCCGGAAGAATGGCGTAATTGA
- a CDS encoding barstar family protein: protein MKTVHIDFSDIGDFEDFYAQVKEKMAVPADFGDNLDAFYDFITGQAEQPVHLEFVNMTVDQLETFEDLLLTMEDAEDEVEDFGFSYYLEQYEED, encoded by the coding sequence ATGAAAACGGTCCATATTGACTTTAGCGATATTGGTGATTTTGAGGATTTTTATGCTCAGGTAAAAGAAAAAATGGCGGTCCCGGCAGATTTTGGCGACAACCTGGATGCTTTTTATGATTTCATAACCGGCCAGGCGGAACAGCCTGTACATCTGGAATTTGTGAATATGACCGTAGATCAGCTGGAAACTTTTGAAGATTTGCTTCTGACTATGGAAGATGCTGAAGATGAAGTTGAAGACTTTGGTTTCTCCTATTATCTGGAGCAGTATGAGGAGGACTGA
- a CDS encoding CCA tRNA nucleotidyltransferase: MNINLTQNINFKLFKQISEVAHQKNQSVYIVGGYVRDLWMGREVPTDIDFVTEGSGMDLAKSVAKAINPKLKVSVFKNYGTAMFRHDNLDLEFVGARKESYSEDSRKPDVESGTLEDDQKRRDFTINALAISLNKENFGELLDPFEGISDISNRIIRTPLEPSQTYSDDPLRMMRAIRFSSTLNFKIEKQSLEAIKREAARIKIVSMERIMVEFNKIMLSERPSVGLKLLADTGLLDYFMPELTALKGIEEVEGQTHKDNFWHTLEVVDNISKNTDKLWLRWAALLHDIGKAPTKKFVERIGWTFHGHEFLGSKMVKSLFLRLKLPMGADMKYVQKLVKLSSRPIALIDDGTSDSALRRLLFDSGEDLEDLFTLCKADITTKNSHKQEKFKKNFEYVAVKIKEVEEKDQVRNFQPPITGEEIMTLFNLKPGREIGILKEKVKEAILEGEIGNDKSEARNFVIAQGKQLGLQPVE; encoded by the coding sequence ATGAACATCAACCTTACCCAAAATATCAATTTTAAGTTATTTAAACAGATCTCCGAAGTAGCACATCAGAAAAACCAGTCTGTGTACATTGTCGGAGGATACGTTCGTGACCTCTGGATGGGGCGCGAAGTGCCCACGGATATTGATTTCGTGACGGAAGGTAGCGGGATGGATTTGGCTAAATCCGTCGCTAAGGCTATTAATCCGAAACTTAAAGTCTCTGTCTTTAAAAACTACGGAACAGCCATGTTCCGCCATGATAATTTGGACCTGGAGTTCGTGGGTGCCAGGAAAGAAAGCTATTCCGAGGATTCCAGGAAACCTGATGTGGAATCCGGAACACTGGAAGATGACCAGAAACGCCGCGACTTTACGATCAATGCGCTGGCGATTTCGCTGAACAAAGAAAATTTCGGTGAACTTCTAGATCCTTTCGAGGGTATATCAGATATCTCAAACCGCATTATCCGGACTCCCCTGGAGCCCTCTCAGACGTATTCCGATGATCCTTTAAGGATGATGCGGGCCATTCGATTTTCATCAACCTTAAACTTTAAGATTGAAAAGCAGTCACTTGAAGCGATAAAGCGCGAAGCAGCCAGAATAAAAATTGTTTCCATGGAGCGCATCATGGTGGAGTTTAACAAAATCATGCTTTCTGAAAGACCCTCTGTTGGACTTAAACTTCTTGCAGATACCGGTCTGCTGGATTATTTTATGCCGGAACTTACAGCTTTGAAGGGGATTGAGGAGGTTGAAGGCCAAACCCACAAAGATAACTTCTGGCATACACTTGAAGTTGTTGATAATATTTCTAAAAATACCGATAAACTATGGCTGCGCTGGGCAGCTCTGCTGCACGATATCGGCAAGGCACCAACTAAGAAATTTGTTGAAAGAATCGGGTGGACCTTTCACGGTCATGAATTTCTGGGCTCCAAGATGGTGAAATCCCTTTTCCTGAGGTTAAAACTTCCCATGGGAGCAGATATGAAATATGTACAGAAACTTGTAAAACTGTCTTCAAGGCCAATAGCCCTTATCGATGACGGAACTTCAGATTCAGCGTTGCGCCGTTTGCTGTTTGATTCGGGTGAAGACTTGGAGGATCTTTTCACGCTTTGCAAAGCTGATATTACCACCAAGAATTCACATAAACAGGAAAAATTCAAAAAGAATTTTGAATACGTCGCGGTTAAAATAAAAGAGGTGGAGGAAAAGGACCAGGTCCGCAACTTTCAGCCGCCCATTACGGGTGAGGAAATCATGACTTTATTCAACCTGAAACCCGGGCGTGAGATTGGCATACTCAAAGAGAAGGTGAAGGAAGCGATCCTGGAAGGAGAGATTGGAAATGATAAATCCGAAGCCCGCAACTTCGTGATTGCACAGGGAAAACAGCTGGGTCTTCAACCTGTGGAGTGA
- a CDS encoding DinB family protein, producing the protein MTDFQKYIQRYLDLIPSEKWIDEMKISGVKTLEFFNSLTPEHSEYAYAKGKWTLKELLQHLIDAERIFAYRALRFARKDKTKLPGWDEELYAKHYSKERNLKGLIDEFDVVRRSSVLFFGNLNAEQFAETGVANGNEISVETLGKLIVGHNIHHLNIINERYL; encoded by the coding sequence ATGACTGATTTCCAAAAATACATTCAGCGTTATCTCGATTTAATTCCATCGGAAAAGTGGATTGATGAAATGAAAATTTCCGGTGTAAAAACCCTGGAATTCTTCAACAGTTTAACTCCGGAACATTCAGAATATGCTTACGCCAAAGGAAAATGGACATTGAAAGAACTGTTGCAGCACCTCATCGATGCCGAAAGGATTTTTGCCTACCGTGCCCTGCGCTTTGCCAGAAAAGACAAAACCAAACTTCCGGGTTGGGATGAGGAATTGTACGCAAAACATTATTCAAAAGAAAGAAATCTCAAAGGTCTCATAGATGAATTTGATGTGGTGAGAAGATCATCGGTACTTTTTTTCGGGAACTTAAATGCTGAGCAGTTCGCCGAAACGGGTGTCGCTAATGGAAACGAAATTTCTGTGGAAACTTTAGGTAAATTAATCGTTGGGCACAATATTCACCATCTGAATATCATCAATGAAAGGTATTTATAA